The DNA sequence TTCCGTCCAGTTGAAAACCGACGTATTGGTTGAGTCTCTAGACGCTAGCAACAATGAATTGCCACCGCAGGATTATGAGCACTTTTCAGTCTACTGGACATTTTCTTAGATACTAATCGACATGGCATGGAAAAATGATGCCGACAGTAAGGATATGCAGTTGCAGTATTGGTACGTTGATTTATATGTGCAGGTGGTGCAACAAGATTAAGCAGTCAATCTACTACCTATAGCAAACTATTAGAAAGGGAAATACCAAGAGATTTTTCCGTTTCATGTTTCGAAAAGAAATAGGTAGAGAAATTATACCAAGATTGAATCAAATGGACGTGTTTTGAGTCCACAGGGTGCCTGGATAGTGTTTCCATGCATTGGATCAGAGACCCATGTCACAATCTGCCCTGCTTGGCGGACAgccctaatcaaatgaggaagcTTGACTCTCATGTTCTCAGCACCCATTCTAGCAATGATTGTGATCCTTCCTGGCTTGTTACTCGGGTTCAGGATTTCGATGATGTTAACAAGATCTTTTGGGTCCATTTTATTGCTTACCTGCGTCACAAGTATATCATTTTAAGCCATTTAACACAACGTTACGGAAAAAATGAACCCGCAGCTTAAATTACTGACACATTTAGTCACTCAACAACGACGAGTTTGATCTATCAGTGTACACACACCATGTGAAGCCACTAATAACACTCAAATTAGCCTGGAGTTTACAAAAACCTACCTTGATGCCGATGGGATTGGCGAGTCCTCTTAGGAACTCTACATGGGCACCATCCAGTTGCCGGGTACGCTCACCAACCCAAAGCATGTGGGCGGAGCAATCATAGTACAGACCGGAAGTAGAATCCAATCTTGTGAGTGATTGCTCATAGGGTAGATGCAGACATTCGTGGGATGTCCAGAAATCAGTTGTTGTCATGATAGGATGGTCAACTGTAAGTCCAGCAGCATTCATGAACCCTAAGGCCTCGTCGACCCGGCTAGCCAGTTCGTGGTACCTGTTGAATCAAAGTAACAATGCAAATAAGCGAATTGACACTCCAGTCAGatattcaaatttgatttatCTTTGAAACTCCTGTGCGTCCAAATTCCGTTTTTGTACCAGTTTTCTTCAAAAAATCTAATAGCTAGTTTGCTCAAATATTCAAGCACATTTTCTAGCATTTCATTTAGTCCTGTAAAATAACATTGATATGGATATATAGTTTAAAAATGTGGGTTGAGTGCACACCTATCTCCCTGCTCGCTGTGCTCAGCGAAATCCAGATTCCATTGAGTAACCCTCTGCATAGCAGCATACCCTCCAGTGGCAAAGGCCCGAAGAAGGTTCAAAGTCGCCGCAGACTGGGAATAAGCTCTTATCAACCTCTGGGGGTCTGGACTTCTATTTTTCTCATCGAAAGCATCACCATTGATGTTATCCCCTTTGTAAACCGGCAACTTTACCCCATCCTTCTCCTCGAACTCCGCTGATCTTGGCTTCGCGAACTGGCCCGCCATTCTTCCTACCTAAATCAACAAACGCCACATCAACACccttcaaaatcaatcaaaacaaaaactaaatgacGTTTGGTGTCCATTTCGTTTCCAGTTACTGAAACCAAAACCGAAaactgaaatggttatcaaacggacTCCCAAAATcgtaaaacaaaaatcaaagatTTCTCAAAAACCCAGATGAAATCATCAAAAACACTACCTTGATAACAGGCATTTGTCCTCCAAACATCAGAACAACACCCATCTGAAGCATAATTCTGAAGGTGTCCCTAATGTTGTTGGCGCTGAACTCCTTGAAGCTCTCAGCGCAGTCGCCGCCCTGCAAGAGAAAAGCGTTGCCCAAGGCTGCCTCGGCTAGCTTCTCCTCCAAGTGCCTGGCCTCTCCGGCGAACACAATCGGAGGAAAAGACTCGATGGTCTTGAGCACCGTCTCCAGCTCGTTCACATCTGGGTACTCCGGAAGCTGCAGGGCCTTCTTGGATTTCCAGCTGTCCAAGCTCC is a window from the Pyrus communis chromosome 16, drPyrComm1.1, whole genome shotgun sequence genome containing:
- the LOC137720694 gene encoding phospho-2-dehydro-3-deoxyheptonate aldolase 2, chloroplastic-like yields the protein MALTNPATLSSKSICNGHSLSPPTPQSHQPIFSPFASKKKTLHPISAADSGKSSVVAEKPPKSASAPTKPVPGKWSLDSWKSKKALQLPEYPDVNELETVLKTIESFPPIVFAGEARHLEEKLAEAALGNAFLLQGGDCAESFKEFSANNIRDTFRIMLQMGVVLMFGGQMPVIKVGRMAGQFAKPRSAEFEEKDGVKLPVYKGDNINGDAFDEKNRSPDPQRLIRAYSQSAATLNLLRAFATGGYAAMQRVTQWNLDFAEHSEQGDRYHELASRVDEALGFMNAAGLTVDHPIMTTTDFWTSHECLHLPYEQSLTRLDSTSGLYYDCSAHMLWVGERTRQLDGAHVEFLRGLANPIGIKVSNKMDPKDLVNIIEILNPSNKPGRITIIARMGAENMRVKLPHLIRAVRQAGQIVTWVSDPMHGNTIQAPCGLKTRPFDSILAEVRAFFDVHEQEGSHPGGIHLEMTGQNVTECIGGSLTVTLDDLSSRYHTHCDPRLNASQALELSFIIAERLRKRRMGTQSLLSLGGL